A portion of the Mesobacillus sp. AQ2 genome contains these proteins:
- a CDS encoding solute:sodium symporter family transporter, with the protein MNVGGIGFTLVSAAFFMGLVAWYSYIKTKGEVSDSAGYFLAGRGLTGGFIAGSLLLTNLSAEQLVGLNGQAYRTNMSNMAWEVTAAFAIILMATYLLPKYLRGNFTTLPEFLSKRFDEGVRQYTVLLFMLGYILVTAPSMLYSGALAVLQLFNVPELFGISYEASVWIVIWIIGIIGAIYAIFGGLKAVAISDTLNGVGLIIIGLLVPILGLIALGDGSIGDGMKQIATTDTEKMNSIGTKQDSVPFGTIFTGMIFANLFYWASNQYVIQRTLGAKNLAEGQKGVLISGFYKLLVPLTMMIPGVIAFHMYGGGLKSVDLAYPALISDVLPKWMSGFFLAVLLGAVLSSFNSLLNSAATMFALDIYKARFNREADDAKLISVSKISGTLLAVISLCIAPLLMNAPEGLWDLIRRFTGFFNIPIIAILLVGIFSKRIPALAAKAVIIFHVITYYMLVWGTQHLFDYAVPIHFIHIYAILFVAEVAIMVGIGIWKPRATPYTFRSEAAVDMVPWKYTLPVSIILLAFVAITYIVFSPIGLAYDGGYVSTAFWPVIAGIVIVTAILSYAAIKKWNRSYARYLKKENTVIERNISTNANLKSTVTDLT; encoded by the coding sequence ATGAATGTTGGGGGAATTGGATTCACTCTGGTTTCGGCTGCCTTTTTCATGGGTCTGGTAGCCTGGTATTCTTATATAAAAACGAAAGGGGAGGTCAGTGATTCAGCCGGTTATTTCCTCGCTGGACGCGGCCTGACAGGCGGTTTCATTGCCGGTTCCCTGCTGCTTACCAACCTGTCAGCTGAACAACTGGTCGGCTTGAATGGCCAGGCTTACCGCACCAATATGTCAAACATGGCCTGGGAGGTTACAGCTGCCTTCGCGATCATTCTCATGGCTACCTACCTTCTGCCGAAATACCTCAGGGGCAACTTCACTACCCTTCCCGAGTTTTTGAGCAAGCGGTTTGATGAAGGCGTAAGGCAATACACTGTCCTCCTGTTCATGCTCGGATACATACTCGTGACTGCACCTTCCATGCTGTATTCTGGTGCCCTGGCTGTGCTGCAGCTTTTCAACGTTCCTGAACTATTTGGCATTTCTTATGAAGCATCGGTTTGGATTGTCATCTGGATCATTGGCATCATCGGTGCCATCTATGCAATTTTCGGCGGACTGAAAGCAGTTGCAATTTCCGATACTTTAAATGGCGTCGGCTTGATCATCATCGGACTGCTTGTTCCGATCCTTGGTCTGATCGCATTGGGAGACGGCAGTATCGGCGATGGCATGAAGCAAATCGCCACGACCGACACTGAAAAAATGAACTCCATCGGGACAAAGCAGGATTCCGTGCCTTTTGGGACCATTTTTACCGGTATGATTTTTGCCAATCTATTCTACTGGGCTTCAAACCAGTATGTCATCCAGAGAACCCTTGGCGCAAAGAACCTTGCTGAGGGACAGAAAGGTGTATTAATCTCCGGGTTTTATAAGCTGCTTGTGCCACTTACAATGATGATTCCCGGTGTTATCGCTTTCCATATGTATGGAGGCGGCTTGAAATCGGTGGATCTCGCCTATCCGGCATTGATTTCCGATGTCCTTCCGAAGTGGATGTCAGGCTTTTTCCTGGCCGTCCTCCTCGGAGCAGTCCTGAGCTCGTTCAACTCATTACTAAACAGTGCTGCCACAATGTTCGCACTCGATATCTATAAAGCGCGCTTTAATCGAGAAGCAGATGATGCAAAATTGATTTCCGTAAGCAAAATTTCCGGCACGCTTCTGGCAGTCATTTCATTATGTATTGCACCATTGTTGATGAACGCGCCTGAGGGCTTATGGGATCTGATCAGGAGATTCACAGGCTTTTTCAATATCCCGATCATCGCCATCCTGCTTGTCGGCATCTTCTCAAAACGAATACCAGCACTGGCAGCAAAAGCTGTGATCATCTTCCATGTCATCACATACTATATGCTTGTCTGGGGAACCCAGCATCTTTTCGATTATGCAGTGCCAATCCACTTCATCCATATATACGCAATCCTGTTCGTGGCTGAAGTCGCCATCATGGTCGGAATTGGAATCTGGAAGCCAAGAGCGACACCATATACCTTCCGATCAGAAGCAGCTGTTGACATGGTTCCATGGAAATACACATTGCCAGTATCCATAATCCTGCTTGCATTCGTTGCCATCACCTATATTGTGTTCTCACCGATCGGATTAGCCTACGACGGCGGTTATGTATCCACAGCATTTTGGCCAGTCATCGCTGGTATCGTCATAGTCACAGCGATTCTATCCTATGCTGCCATAAAAAAATGGAACAGATCCTACGCCAGATACCTGAAAAAAGAAAATACGGTTATTGAAAGAAATATCAGCACCAATGCAAATTTAAAAAGTACGGTTACGGACTTAACATAG
- a CDS encoding DUF1992 domain-containing protein — translation MDFSIVVSEDRIKRAYKDGEFENLPGYGKPLILEDLSAVPEHLRMAYKMLKNAGFSPEEQRLRQEVMSIEDLIRTCENPEEKNRLNQELSAKLLKYNKIMSSRGARTNSSIFKNYERKIEKKLL, via the coding sequence ATGGATTTTTCAATAGTGGTTTCTGAGGATCGTATCAAGCGTGCTTATAAAGATGGAGAGTTCGAAAATCTGCCAGGCTACGGAAAACCGCTGATTCTGGAAGATTTGTCAGCTGTGCCGGAACACCTTAGAATGGCGTACAAGATGCTGAAAAACGCTGGTTTTTCACCAGAAGAACAGAGGCTTAGGCAGGAAGTGATGTCAATCGAGGACTTGATCCGAACTTGTGAAAATCCCGAAGAGAAAAACAGGCTGAACCAGGAACTCAGCGCCAAGTTGCTCAAGTACAATAAAATCATGTCCAGCAGGGGTGCCAGGACAAATTCTTCTATCTTTAAAAATTACGAACGGAAAATTGAAAAGAAACTATTATAA